In one Candidatus Hydrogenedens sp. genomic region, the following are encoded:
- the icd gene encoding isocitrate dehydrogenase (NADP(+)) — protein MSKNLIQVPKGEKIIFKDGVIQTPDQPIIGFIEGDGIGPDIWKASKYLFDSAVEFCYGDKKKIAWMELYAGEKANKLANTYLPEETLEKIREYQITIKGPLTTPVGGGFRSLNVTLRQMLDLFACVRPVRYFPGVPSPVKNPADVDVVIFRENTEDVYAGFEFPSNSEEAKKLIHFCKKEFGWNIRPDSGIGIKPISEKGSKRLIRSAIKYALSHGRRSVTLVHKGNIMKYTEGAFMNWGYELVREEFADTAVCWSDCNGNPGDKLLVKDTIADIFLQQILTRPREFDVVATMNLNGDYMSDAIAAQVGGIGIAPGANINYENGYAIFEATHGTAPKYANLDKVNPSSLILSGVMMFEYIGWNEVAEVIIRALSKTYQDRIVTYDFARLTTGTQEVKCSEFAGAVVARLSKNAQ, from the coding sequence ATGTCGAAAAACTTAATTCAAGTTCCTAAAGGGGAAAAAATTATATTCAAAGATGGTGTTATTCAAACCCCTGACCAGCCTATTATTGGATTTATCGAGGGAGACGGGATAGGTCCCGATATATGGAAGGCATCGAAATATCTATTCGATTCTGCTGTGGAATTTTGTTATGGCGATAAGAAAAAAATAGCATGGATGGAACTTTACGCAGGAGAGAAAGCCAATAAATTGGCAAATACCTATTTACCAGAAGAAACTCTGGAAAAAATTCGAGAGTATCAGATTACTATTAAAGGGCCCTTAACAACTCCTGTAGGTGGTGGTTTTCGAAGCTTAAATGTAACATTACGACAAATGTTAGATTTGTTTGCTTGTGTTCGTCCTGTACGCTATTTTCCGGGTGTTCCCAGTCCTGTAAAAAACCCTGCTGATGTTGATGTTGTAATTTTCCGTGAAAATACGGAAGATGTCTATGCAGGATTTGAATTTCCTTCAAACTCGGAAGAAGCAAAAAAACTTATTCATTTTTGCAAAAAAGAATTTGGCTGGAATATAAGACCCGATTCTGGGATTGGAATAAAACCGATTAGTGAAAAAGGTTCTAAAAGACTTATTCGTTCTGCTATCAAGTATGCGTTATCTCACGGGCGACGCTCTGTTACCCTTGTCCATAAAGGGAATATTATGAAATATACGGAAGGTGCCTTCATGAATTGGGGTTATGAGTTGGTCCGAGAAGAATTTGCAGACACTGCTGTTTGCTGGAGTGATTGTAATGGAAATCCGGGAGATAAATTACTTGTTAAAGATACGATAGCAGATATTTTCTTACAACAAATATTGACCCGCCCCAGAGAATTTGATGTTGTGGCAACCATGAACTTAAACGGTGATTATATGAGTGATGCTATTGCAGCACAGGTTGGCGGAATTGGTATTGCACCGGGTGCTAATATTAATTATGAAAATGGCTATGCTATTTTTGAAGCCACCCATGGAACTGCTCCCAAATATGCAAATTTAGATAAAGTAAACCCAAGTAGTCTTATTCTTTCCGGGGTTATGATGTTTGAATATATCGGTTGGAATGAGGTCGCAGAGGTAATTATCCGTGCTTTGTCAAAGACCTATCAGGACCGTATCGTAACTTATGACTTTGCAAGATTGACAACAGGGACACAGGAAGTAAAATGCAGTGAGTTCGCAGGTGCCGTTGTTGCTCGTCTCAGCAAAAATGCTCAATAG